A stretch of Leptotrichia sp. oral taxon 215 str. W9775 DNA encodes these proteins:
- a CDS encoding glycoside hydrolase family 38 C-terminal domain-containing protein, giving the protein MSINMNKKYDFPIIPHTHWDREWYFTTSRSKIYSLNHFKEIFDVLENNKNFSHFLLDAQLSIIDDYLEFHPYDENRIKKLVTEGKLIIGPWYTQTDQMVISGESIIRNLYYGIERAKDFGAYMKTGYMPDSFGQSAQMPQLLNGFNIKYNTFKRGLGDSHYPKNEFYWESPDGSRVFNMYLDRYGNFVYFTSEADSLNNLMAKLKEETDRRSLIGTLTLYNGEDQRPIRKNLPEIVEKLNELNPDSNFYISTIDNVMEKAENNGFHYDTVKGEMTSGQFSRVHKSIYSTRADLKIKNNKNENLIVNISEPLSSIAYKSGFEYENKVFEKAWKLMAENAAHDSIGMCNSDETNNSIEYRNDTVKSLMDNLNDLKMREIGSAIPEKDIFQFQVYNFLPYRRSGVLKAEIFTPFTDIEIYDTDGTVYESKVLKSEKLEERIKNKMKSEVGFNTNDNPRWIKENAEIYKTELLIYLKDILPLGYRTLFMRKKESADKVYECSTEVNEIENDLLNIRIQKNGSIIIKDKKNNLEKEGFLIFEDSGDAGDTYDYSEPYSDRILTSENSEIEILETEKNSLLNKIKYSVKMNIPYNLTSREQEQDNIQIEFFVTLSLEKDSSLVKVDIEVENRAIEHRVRVLFRTGIKSVESIADQQFGTIRRPVYLSEVENWRENGWNEKPRTIEPMQSFVSLANDHENISIITDCVREYQITGEKFDTIALTLFRSTPEMGKAELKDRPGRASGMANWETPDANLLKNLKFNFAISIGKNEYSISKISNISKEYLTPFYYYQAAEFKNVDIFFLMNKPEIQDVPFDYSIFSSENRNCILSTVKKAEKENALIIRVYNPDDKKPTDFDIIYHDDIKNTSLVKFDEETVMDNVEFSFDGNKIKINNVKTCQVLSIKIE; this is encoded by the coding sequence ATGAGTATTAATATGAATAAGAAATATGATTTTCCGATTATTCCCCATACACATTGGGACAGGGAATGGTACTTCACAACTTCCCGTTCTAAAATATACTCCCTGAATCATTTTAAGGAAATATTTGATGTTCTGGAAAATAATAAAAACTTCAGTCATTTTCTTCTGGATGCACAGCTGTCCATTATAGATGATTATCTTGAGTTTCATCCATATGATGAAAATAGAATAAAAAAACTTGTTACAGAAGGTAAGCTGATAATAGGACCATGGTATACACAGACAGATCAGATGGTAATAAGCGGAGAATCCATTATAAGAAATCTGTATTATGGAATAGAAAGGGCAAAAGATTTCGGGGCATATATGAAAACAGGATATATGCCTGACTCTTTTGGTCAGTCAGCTCAGATGCCTCAGCTGCTAAATGGTTTTAACATAAAATACAATACATTTAAAAGAGGTCTGGGAGACAGCCATTATCCTAAAAATGAGTTTTACTGGGAATCTCCTGATGGAAGCAGGGTTTTTAACATGTATCTGGATAGATATGGAAATTTTGTTTATTTTACGTCTGAAGCAGATAGTCTGAATAATTTGATGGCAAAATTGAAGGAAGAAACTGACAGAAGATCTCTAATAGGAACATTAACATTATACAATGGTGAAGATCAGAGACCAATTAGAAAAAATCTTCCTGAAATTGTAGAAAAACTTAATGAGCTTAATCCTGACAGTAATTTTTATATATCAACTATTGATAATGTAATGGAAAAAGCTGAAAATAACGGATTCCACTATGATACTGTAAAAGGTGAAATGACATCGGGACAATTCAGCAGAGTTCATAAATCCATTTATTCTACAAGAGCTGATTTGAAGATAAAGAATAATAAAAATGAAAATCTTATAGTGAATATATCGGAGCCTTTAAGTTCAATAGCATATAAATCAGGTTTTGAATATGAAAATAAAGTTTTTGAAAAGGCATGGAAGCTTATGGCTGAAAATGCCGCTCATGACAGTATCGGTATGTGCAATTCTGATGAAACTAATAACAGTATTGAATATAGAAATGATACTGTAAAATCTCTAATGGATAATCTGAATGATTTAAAGATGAGGGAAATAGGATCAGCTATTCCTGAAAAGGATATTTTTCAGTTTCAAGTATATAATTTTCTTCCATACAGAAGAAGTGGAGTTTTAAAGGCTGAAATTTTTACACCTTTTACTGATATAGAAATTTATGATACAGATGGCACTGTATATGAAAGCAAAGTTTTAAAAAGTGAAAAGCTTGAGGAAAGAATAAAAAATAAAATGAAATCTGAAGTGGGATTCAATACAAATGATAATCCACGTTGGATAAAGGAAAATGCAGAAATATATAAAACTGAATTGCTAATTTACTTGAAAGATATATTGCCTTTAGGATACAGAACGCTGTTTATGAGAAAAAAAGAATCTGCTGATAAAGTTTATGAATGCAGTACTGAAGTGAATGAAATTGAAAATGACTTACTAAATATAAGAATACAGAAAAATGGTTCAATTATCATAAAAGATAAAAAGAATAATTTAGAAAAAGAAGGTTTTCTGATTTTTGAAGATTCCGGAGATGCAGGAGATACTTATGATTATTCAGAACCTTATAGCGATAGGATTTTAACAAGTGAAAATTCTGAAATTGAAATATTGGAAACAGAAAAAAATTCTCTGTTAAATAAAATAAAATATTCTGTAAAAATGAATATTCCTTATAATCTGACATCAAGAGAACAGGAACAGGATAATATCCAGATAGAATTTTTTGTAACTCTATCACTGGAAAAAGACAGTTCTCTTGTAAAAGTAGATATAGAAGTGGAAAATAGAGCAATAGAACATCGTGTACGTGTATTATTTAGAACGGGAATAAAAAGTGTTGAGTCTATTGCTGACCAGCAATTTGGAACGATTAGAAGGCCTGTTTATCTTTCTGAAGTTGAAAACTGGAGGGAAAATGGCTGGAATGAAAAACCTAGAACAATAGAACCAATGCAATCTTTTGTATCTCTTGCTAATGACCATGAAAATATAAGCATTATAACAGATTGTGTAAGGGAATATCAGATTACAGGTGAAAAATTTGATACAATAGCACTCACTTTATTCAGATCAACACCAGAAATGGGAAAAGCAGAGCTTAAAGATAGACCTGGAAGAGCTTCAGGAATGGCTAACTGGGAAACACCTGATGCAAACCTGCTGAAAAATCTGAAGTTTAATTTTGCTATTTCTATTGGAAAGAATGAATATTCAATTTCAAAAATTTCGAATATATCTAAGGAATACTTAACTCCTTTCTATTATTATCAGGCTGCGGAATTTAAAAATGTGGATATTTTCTTTTTAATGAATAAACCTGAAATTCAAGATGTCCCATTTGATTATTCAATATTTTCTTCAGAAAATAGAAACTGTATTCTCAGCACTGTGAAAAAAGCAGAAAAGGAAAATGCATTAATTATTAGAGTATATAATCCTGATGATAAAAAGCCTACTGATTTTGACATTATATATCACGATGATATTAAAAATACATCTTTAGTAAAATTTGATGAAGAAACAGTTATGGATAATGTTGAATTCAGTTTTGATGGAAATAAAATTAAAATTAATAATGTAAAAACTTGTCAGGTTTTAAGTATTAAAATTGAATGA
- a CDS encoding PTS fructose transporter subunit IIC produces MAQLKRKRKNSFWQEFYKHLMTGISYMIPVLIMGGLIGAFSQVIPYVIFKIDPSVSILDAIKTGQYTGMSLQLLKLASLMESFGFTLFGFAIPMFAAFVANSIGGKTALAAGFIGGYVANKPVATIGMVDGVLDKVTPVPSGFLGAFIIAMIIGYFVKYLNKNINLPKNWLAFKSTFLIPLLSSLFCMFVMVFVITPVGGWINLQIRALLEAAGAAGQFAYALVLSATTAFDLGGPVNKAAGFVALGFTTEKVLPITARTIAIVTPSIGLGLSTLIDKKLVGRRVYNSEFYDAGKTSIFLAFMGISEGAIPFALENPGFTIPLYVISSIIGAFSGIALGAVQWFPESAVWAWPLVKNLPAYMLGIAVGSVIIAVCNVLYRNKLIKDGKLEVDEY; encoded by the coding sequence ATGGCTCAATTAAAAAGAAAAAGAAAAAACAGTTTTTGGCAGGAATTTTATAAACATCTTATGACAGGTATATCTTATATGATACCGGTACTTATAATGGGAGGACTTATTGGTGCATTTTCTCAGGTAATTCCTTATGTAATATTTAAAATTGATCCAAGTGTATCAATTTTAGATGCTATAAAAACAGGCCAGTACACAGGAATGAGTTTACAGCTATTAAAATTGGCTTCATTAATGGAAAGTTTCGGATTTACATTGTTTGGTTTCGCAATTCCAATGTTTGCGGCATTTGTGGCAAATTCAATAGGTGGTAAGACAGCCCTTGCGGCAGGATTTATTGGTGGTTATGTTGCAAATAAACCTGTGGCTACTATAGGAATGGTAGATGGAGTTTTAGATAAAGTTACTCCTGTTCCTTCAGGATTTTTAGGAGCATTTATTATAGCAATGATAATAGGGTATTTTGTAAAATATTTAAATAAAAATATTAATTTGCCAAAAAACTGGCTTGCATTTAAATCTACTTTTTTAATACCTTTACTTTCTTCACTTTTCTGTATGTTTGTAATGGTATTTGTAATAACTCCTGTTGGAGGATGGATAAATCTTCAAATTAGAGCACTTCTTGAAGCGGCAGGAGCGGCAGGACAGTTTGCTTACGCCCTTGTGCTTTCAGCAACTACAGCTTTTGACTTAGGTGGACCTGTAAACAAGGCTGCAGGATTTGTAGCTTTAGGATTTACTACTGAAAAAGTTCTTCCAATTACAGCAAGAACAATAGCAATTGTTACTCCATCAATAGGACTAGGACTTTCAACTTTAATAGATAAAAAATTAGTTGGAAGAAGAGTTTATAACAGTGAATTTTACGATGCAGGAAAAACATCTATATTCCTTGCTTTCATGGGAATTTCTGAAGGAGCAATACCTTTTGCACTTGAAAATCCTGGATTCACAATTCCTTTATATGTAATTTCTTCAATAATAGGAGCATTTTCAGGAATAGCTCTTGGAGCAGTACAATGGTTCCCTGAATCAGCAGTCTGGGCATGGCCTCTAGTAAAAAATCTTCCTGCATACATGTTAGGAATAGCTGTAGGTTCAGTAATAATTGCTGTATGTAATGTTCTGTACAGAAATAAGCTTATAAAAGATGGTAAGCTGGAAGTGGATGAGTATTAA
- a CDS encoding PTS fructose transporter subunit IIB has translation MKKIVAVCACPMGLAHTFMAADSLEKAAKELGVEIKIETQGADGIQNELTRKDIEESDAIILALAITPQGMERFEGYDPYEITLKEAIREGKEILEEIVEEIG, from the coding sequence ATGAAAAAAATTGTAGCAGTTTGTGCATGCCCGATGGGATTGGCACATACATTTATGGCGGCAGATTCTTTAGAAAAGGCGGCAAAGGAACTGGGAGTTGAGATTAAAATAGAAACACAGGGAGCAGATGGAATTCAGAATGAGCTTACCAGAAAAGATATAGAAGAATCAGATGCAATTATTTTAGCATTGGCAATTACTCCACAGGGAATGGAACGTTTTGAAGGGTATGACCCTTATGAAATTACCTTGAAGGAGGCAATTAGGGAAGGAAAAGAGATTTTAGAAGAAATAGTTGAGGAAATAGGGTAA
- a CDS encoding PTS sugar transporter subunit IIA has translation MKNFINENNIILNLETEDKREIINKMTETISEEKLLNKEKFIEDVFKREEMENTVVGFKVAIPHGKSEFINSPQIVFAKLKEEIFWGDPDEKVKYIFLLGVPAASAGEHIKILMNLSKKILDEKFREKLEMTDDKGELLKIITE, from the coding sequence ATGAAAAATTTTATCAATGAGAATAATATTATTTTAAATCTGGAAACAGAAGATAAAAGAGAAATAATTAATAAAATGACAGAAACAATATCTGAAGAAAAATTACTTAATAAGGAGAAATTTATTGAGGATGTCTTTAAAAGGGAAGAAATGGAAAATACTGTTGTAGGGTTTAAAGTGGCAATTCCTCATGGAAAATCAGAATTTATAAATTCACCACAGATAGTATTTGCAAAATTAAAAGAGGAAATTTTCTGGGGAGATCCTGATGAAAAGGTAAAATACATATTTCTTCTTGGAGTTCCTGCGGCTTCAGCAGGGGAGCATATAAAAATTTTAATGAATCTGTCAAAAAAAATACTTGATGAAAAGTTTAGGGAAAAGTTGGAAATGACAGATGATAAGGGAGAATTGTTAAAAATTATTACTGAGTAA
- a CDS encoding transcription antiterminator has translation MVKKRYFEIINLVINSNDEITVKDISNLYNITERSIRYDIDELNVFFQEKNNKDIIEINNNRLKILYSENEIEDIVENIKEKEYFLSENERVNILSYEIFLSKNEFILQYFTEKYNLSKTTVRYSLKELNKIISEYGLVIDMNNNRGYKIIGSEINIRKYIINILREYIKNTKEKKIEYDPLKKIIQKFYKKSRIEESKNTINKILDYTGKTISDEAFETLQLFLFISVIRNKNGHEIEEDVENEIFLSKTKEFSKIREILEKVENIKEKDIHYFVDFFLGSYSYNLEYSYFLNWILIESLIDQFIKLLSDKLKVNLTEDKILRKELLNHIKPAIYRMKNKFKLTESILSEVKKQYMELFIKTKSSLKIISDFIDLSFDEDEAAFITVMIQRAIMRNNPSTLLKKDPNILIVCGLGYSSSRFLYENINNRFQVNIIDIIPFNQLENYNYLKKADIIISTLDFKLDGIDVITVNAVMNEKDILKLKNYGLPEKKSKIKLSELLSIIKKVSDETELKKQLMRNFGENIYDDMGEKSETGKSFVELLSEKSIKLNVAANNLDEVIEITGQTMIDSGLVKEEYTDELKNQIIQYGKYILVGDKTILPHGQLLKNVRETGFSLITLKKGIDFFGSEIKIVICLASRNKDEHLRAILELNRYLKNPDFENELLNKENSEELTDYLKFLEMADI, from the coding sequence ATGGTAAAAAAAAGGTATTTTGAAATTATTAACCTAGTAATAAATTCAAATGATGAAATTACGGTAAAAGATATTTCAAACTTATACAATATAACTGAAAGAAGTATCCGTTATGATATTGATGAGTTAAATGTATTTTTTCAGGAAAAGAATAATAAAGATATCATTGAAATAAACAACAATAGATTAAAAATTTTATATTCAGAAAATGAAATAGAAGATATTGTGGAAAATATTAAAGAAAAGGAATATTTTTTGTCAGAAAATGAAAGGGTAAACATATTATCTTATGAAATATTTCTTTCTAAAAATGAATTTATACTGCAGTATTTCACGGAAAAATATAACTTAAGTAAAACAACCGTAAGATATTCATTAAAAGAATTGAACAAAATTATTAGTGAATATGGACTTGTAATCGATATGAACAACAATAGAGGATATAAGATTATTGGAAGTGAAATAAATATAAGAAAATATATTATTAATATATTGAGGGAGTATATAAAGAACACAAAGGAAAAGAAAATAGAATATGATCCCTTAAAAAAAATAATACAGAAATTTTATAAAAAGAGCAGAATAGAAGAATCTAAAAATACAATTAATAAAATACTGGATTATACGGGAAAGACAATTAGCGATGAGGCATTTGAAACATTACAGCTATTTTTATTTATTTCAGTGATAAGAAATAAAAATGGCCATGAAATAGAAGAAGATGTTGAGAATGAAATATTTCTTTCAAAAACTAAGGAATTTAGTAAAATTAGGGAAATATTGGAAAAGGTTGAAAATATTAAAGAAAAAGATATCCATTATTTTGTTGATTTTTTTCTAGGTTCGTATTCATATAACTTGGAATATTCCTATTTTTTAAACTGGATTCTGATAGAAAGCCTGATAGACCAGTTTATAAAATTGTTAAGTGATAAATTGAAAGTAAATCTTACAGAGGATAAGATTTTAAGGAAAGAATTGCTTAATCATATAAAACCGGCGATTTATCGAATGAAAAATAAATTTAAACTGACAGAAAGTATTTTAAGTGAAGTCAAAAAACAGTATATGGAACTTTTTATAAAGACAAAATCAAGTTTGAAGATAATTTCTGATTTTATAGATTTATCATTTGATGAAGATGAAGCGGCATTTATCACTGTTATGATTCAAAGAGCCATAATGAGAAATAATCCTTCCACGCTATTGAAGAAAGATCCTAATATATTAATTGTATGCGGACTAGGGTATAGCAGTTCAAGATTTCTGTATGAGAATATTAATAACAGGTTTCAGGTAAATATAATTGATATAATACCTTTTAATCAGCTGGAAAATTATAATTATCTGAAAAAAGCCGATATTATTATATCAACATTGGATTTTAAACTGGACGGTATAGATGTGATAACAGTTAATGCTGTTATGAATGAAAAGGATATTCTGAAGTTAAAAAATTATGGATTGCCTGAAAAGAAATCAAAAATAAAATTGTCAGAGTTATTAAGCATTATAAAGAAAGTATCAGATGAAACAGAGTTAAAAAAACAGCTGATGAGAAATTTCGGGGAAAATATTTATGATGATATGGGAGAAAAATCAGAAACTGGTAAAAGTTTCGTAGAATTACTTTCTGAAAAAAGTATCAAGCTGAATGTTGCTGCAAATAATCTTGATGAAGTAATAGAAATTACAGGTCAGACAATGATAGATTCAGGCCTAGTAAAAGAGGAATACACAGATGAACTGAAAAATCAGATTATACAGTATGGAAAATATATTCTGGTTGGTGACAAAACGATTTTACCTCATGGCCAGCTTTTAAAAAATGTTAGGGAAACAGGATTTTCATTAATAACATTAAAAAAGGGAATAGATTTTTTTGGAAGTGAGATAAAAATAGTTATTTGCCTTGCTTCAAGAAATAAAGATGAACATTTGAGGGCGATACTCGAACTGAACAGATATTTAAAAAATCCTGATTTTGAAAATGAACTGTTAAATAAAGAAAATTCCGAAGAATTGACAGATTATTTAAAATTTTTAGAAATGGCTGATATTTGA
- a CDS encoding barstar family protein: MKNGKIKEYLKNKIFEVEIDLKNVKNSSNFFKEMNDVFHFPPYFRKNSYDSLNDCMRDLSWIEEDKIIIIFKNLNFLKERNEKLFLDISASLELYRNFWNDSIDSKNNVKIIIE; this comes from the coding sequence ATGAAGAATGGCAAAATCAAGGAATATCTGAAAAATAAAATATTTGAAGTTGAAATTGATTTGAAAAATGTAAAAAATAGTAGCAATTTTTTTAAAGAAATGAATGATGTTTTTCATTTTCCTCCTTATTTTAGAAAAAACTCATATGATTCTCTGAATGACTGTATGAGAGATTTAAGCTGGATAGAAGAAGATAAAATTATTATTATTTTTAAAAATTTAAATTTTCTAAAGGAAAGAAATGAAAAGTTATTTTTAGATATATCTGCTTCTTTAGAATTATATAGGAATTTCTGGAATGACAGTATAGATTCAAAAAACAATGTAAAGATTATTATTGAGTAA
- the acpS gene encoding holo-ACP synthase, with translation MEIYGIGTDIIEISRIREAINRTSSFKRKVYTEKEIEYIEKKKEPYASYAGRFAAKEAVSKALGTGVRGFSLNDVEILNDELGKPTVTLYNNLLNHAEDLKIQISISHSREYAVSTVIIYKE, from the coding sequence ATGGAAATATACGGAATAGGAACTGATATCATTGAAATAAGCAGGATAAGGGAAGCTATTAACAGAACTTCATCATTTAAAAGGAAAGTTTATACTGAAAAGGAAATAGAATATATAGAAAAGAAGAAGGAGCCCTATGCCAGTTATGCCGGAAGATTTGCTGCAAAAGAGGCAGTTTCAAAAGCACTTGGAACAGGTGTGAGGGGCTTTTCTTTAAATGATGTGGAAATACTTAATGATGAGCTGGGGAAGCCCACTGTTACCCTTTACAATAATCTTCTGAATCATGCAGAAGACCTTAAAATACAGATAAGTATTTCACATAGCAGGGAATATGCGGTTTCTACTGTTATTATCTATAAAGAATAA
- a CDS encoding TatD family hydrolase — protein MSKIIDTHTHIYDEQFQEDFNDVMKNIEEQMEGIVSIGFDMESSLKSIELANKYDFVHAVIGIHPVDIKKYNAEVDKELEKLALSEKKVVAIGEIGLDYHWMEDPEEVQKEGFRRQIELAERVKLPIVIHTREALQDTLDILKEYPNVGGILHCYPGSFQAAKPFLNRYYIGVGGTVTFKNNKKTKELVKELPLDRIVLETDCPYLTPVPFRGKRNQPVYTKYVAEEIAAIKGISVEEVIKVTTENAKKIYNL, from the coding sequence ATGTCCAAAATAATAGATACTCATACACATATTTATGACGAGCAGTTTCAGGAAGATTTTAATGATGTCATGAAAAATATAGAGGAACAGATGGAAGGAATAGTAAGTATTGGCTTTGATATGGAAAGTTCATTGAAAAGTATAGAACTTGCAAATAAGTATGATTTTGTTCATGCAGTGATTGGAATACATCCTGTAGATATTAAAAAATATAACGCTGAAGTCGACAAGGAACTGGAAAAACTGGCACTGAGTGAAAAAAAGGTTGTTGCAATAGGAGAAATAGGACTTGATTATCACTGGATGGAAGATCCGGAAGAAGTGCAGAAGGAAGGTTTCAGAAGACAGATAGAACTTGCTGAAAGGGTAAAATTACCGATAGTGATTCATACAAGGGAAGCATTGCAGGATACACTTGATATTTTAAAGGAATATCCAAATGTAGGAGGTATACTTCACTGCTATCCTGGATCTTTTCAGGCGGCAAAGCCTTTTCTTAACAGATATTATATAGGAGTAGGTGGAACAGTTACTTTCAAAAATAATAAAAAAACTAAGGAACTGGTAAAGGAATTGCCTCTTGATAGGATAGTCCTCGAGACAGACTGCCCTTATTTGACTCCTGTACCTTTTAGAGGAAAGAGAAATCAGCCTGTCTATACAAAATATGTTGCTGAAGAAATAGCGGCAATAAAGGGAATCTCTGTAGAGGAAGTAATAAAAGTTACGACTGAAAATGCCAAGAAAATATATAATCTGTAG
- a CDS encoding lysozyme inhibitor LprI family protein, which produces MKKIMILAVSLIVSISSFAGYKDDMMIRMEIKEKSVEKSFGGSNAEMKNAAAAIYEGWDEELNKVYKLLMAKLSKNEQLKLRDEERAWIKKRDKKAKAEANTFCDTVNGERLCGTGYGLAYTESLIATTKERAVELSKRYEKLK; this is translated from the coding sequence ATGAAAAAAATCATGATTTTGGCCGTGAGTTTAATAGTTTCAATCAGCAGTTTTGCAGGTTATAAAGATGATATGATGATTAGAATGGAAATTAAAGAAAAGAGTGTGGAAAAATCATTTGGAGGAAGCAATGCAGAAATGAAAAATGCAGCAGCAGCTATTTATGAAGGTTGGGATGAGGAATTAAATAAAGTCTATAAACTGTTAATGGCAAAATTATCAAAAAATGAACAGTTGAAACTTAGAGATGAAGAAAGAGCATGGATTAAAAAAAGAGATAAAAAGGCAAAAGCTGAAGCAAACACATTCTGCGATACTGTAAATGGAGAAAGACTTTGCGGAACAGGCTATGGTCTGGCATATACAGAATCTTTAATAGCAACAACAAAAGAAAGAGCTGTCGAATTATCAAAAAGATATGAGAAATTAAAATAA
- a CDS encoding S-ribosylhomocysteine lyase: protein MERIASFQVDHVRLNRGLYVSRIDEINGNYLTSFDIRMKLPNREPVINIAELHTMEHLGATFLRNHPIWKEQIVYFGPMGCRTGFYLILKGKLESKDIVDLMKELYKFMAEFKGDIPGATAIECGNYLDQNLPMANYEAKKYLEETLENLGEGNLNYPE, encoded by the coding sequence ATGGAAAGAATAGCAAGTTTTCAAGTTGACCATGTGAGACTTAACAGGGGACTTTATGTATCAAGAATTGATGAAATAAATGGAAATTATCTTACAAGTTTTGACATAAGAATGAAACTTCCAAACAGGGAGCCGGTAATAAATATTGCAGAATTGCATACAATGGAACACCTGGGGGCGACATTTTTAAGAAATCATCCAATTTGGAAAGAACAAATAGTATACTTTGGGCCTATGGGATGCAGAACAGGTTTCTACCTTATACTTAAAGGAAAACTTGAATCAAAGGATATAGTTGATTTAATGAAGGAACTTTATAAATTTATGGCTGAATTTAAAGGGGATATTCCTGGTGCAACAGCTATAGAATGTGGAAATTATCTGGATCAGAACTTGCCAATGGCTAATTATGAAGCTAAGAAGTATCTGGAAGAAACTCTGGAGAATTTGGGAGAGGGAAATTTAAATTATCCGGAATAG
- a CDS encoding D-alanine--D-alanine ligase encodes MSKLLKVGVIRGGVSTEREVSMNTGSEIIKNLNRDKYEVFDIVINSEREVFEKLENLDLDFVYIALHGIFGEDGRVQAILESLGIAYGGPGVMSSALCIDKELTKKIVETYGVRTAKGVSIRIGEGYNFQEIKEKLGDRIIVKPNSGGSSIGVSFVETEEEFKKALELVYTMDKTALAEEVLSGTEISVPVIDGKVFPTVKIEAVAGDYFDYESKYSEGGAREFVFEFPEEIQNEIDKFAYDSYYAVKCEGFARVDFMVVGDKPYFMEVNTLPGMTAASLLPKSTASKGYSYVETLDLLIEASRNIKR; translated from the coding sequence ATGTCAAAATTATTAAAGGTAGGAGTAATCAGAGGTGGAGTTTCCACTGAAAGAGAAGTTTCAATGAATACAGGAAGTGAAATTATTAAAAATCTTAACAGGGACAAATATGAAGTTTTTGATATTGTTATAAACTCAGAAAGGGAAGTATTTGAAAAACTTGAAAATCTTGACCTGGATTTTGTATATATAGCGTTACATGGAATATTTGGAGAAGATGGAAGGGTACAGGCAATTCTGGAAAGCCTTGGAATAGCTTATGGCGGACCTGGAGTTATGTCAAGTGCACTTTGCATAGATAAGGAACTTACAAAGAAAATTGTGGAAACTTATGGAGTGAGAACAGCAAAGGGTGTGTCCATAAGAATAGGGGAAGGATATAACTTTCAGGAAATAAAGGAAAAGCTTGGAGACAGAATTATAGTAAAGCCTAACTCAGGAGGATCAAGTATAGGAGTAAGTTTTGTGGAAACAGAGGAAGAATTTAAAAAAGCTCTTGAACTGGTTTATACAATGGATAAAACTGCTTTAGCGGAAGAAGTGCTGTCAGGAACTGAAATAAGTGTACCTGTAATAGATGGAAAAGTATTTCCGACAGTTAAAATAGAAGCTGTTGCAGGAGATTATTTTGATTATGAATCTAAATATTCAGAAGGTGGAGCAAGGGAATTTGTATTTGAATTTCCTGAAGAAATACAGAATGAAATAGACAAATTTGCTTATGACAGCTACTATGCAGTAAAATGTGAAGGATTTGCAAGGGTGGATTTTATGGTAGTAGGAGATAAACCTTATTTCATGGAAGTAAATACATTACCAGGAATGACAGCTGCCAGTCTTTTACCAAAAAGTACAGCTTCAAAAGGATACAGCTATGTGGAAACACTGGATTTACTTATAGAAGCTTCAAGAAACATAAAAAGATAG